In Parabacteroides timonensis, the genomic stretch GAACCACCGATCGTATAAAATCCGTGTGCGAAACACATTGTGTGGGTTTCCAGATTTTCTGCATATTGGCGAGCCAGAATAACTTCCTTAGTCTGATTATTAAATGCTGTAAGAAACAGCTCCTCATAATTCGGATGCAATTCATAAGCATTCAAGTCCATAACCCCCTTAGCTGCTTCTGCCGCTTCGCTCCATCGTTCATTATATAATAATACACGGGATTTCAGAGCCAGAGCAGCCCCTTTAGTCGCACGACCAGCATCTGAAGCAGGCCAGGATACAGGAAGTTCCTCTATTGCTAAATTCAATTGTTCAAGCAAATATTTCAAGATTTCTTCTTTTGGAGACTTTTCAATATCACTTTCTTCCATAGACAACACCGTAGTAACCAACGGTACATCCCGATATAAAGTGATCATCTCAAAATAACGCATCGCAATAATAAAACGGGCCTGTCCTGCTAAATTATTTTTCTGTTCTGCAGTCAGATTGGGTATAATTTCAAGTTTATTCAATAGTTCCAGACAATGGCGGATATAGGTATATCCCCACTTATAAGAAACAATATTCGTAGTCGATTCAAAAGTTCCGTTAGCTACCAGATTACAGTTTCCACGTCCAGGTCCGGCACTATTATCACTCATCGGTTCAAAAGAATAATCCTGCCAACCGGGTAAATCTTTATATGCATTATTTACCCACATTTCAGCCCGGTCATACGAAGTCCAGAATGTTGCATCGGATGGGTTTGCCAAAGGCGGTGTTTCTAAAAAATCAGAGCAAGACATCAAGCTCAATCCGATACCCAGCAAATATATTTTATTCAAAAGTTTCATATCTGTATTATATTTAGGTTATACTATTAAAACGATACATTGACACCAAAAGAACATACTTTGGTTAACGGATACATATTACCATTACCGACAGGCGATTCAGGGTCAACTCCTTTCATTTTGGTAAATGTAAACAAGTTCTCCGCATTCAGATAAAAGCGAATATGCTCCATTGACAATTTCTTTACAAAACTTTCAGGAAGGGTATAGCCTATTTGAATATTTTTTGCTCTCAGATAAGCTGAATTCTGTAGCCAGAAAGAAGAGAAACTACCGACATTTATGCCTCCAATTCTCAGTTTAGGGTACTTACCAGCTATCCAGGTTCCATTATCATCCTGATGCCAACGATCCATATGATGTTCCTGAA encodes the following:
- a CDS encoding RagB/SusD family nutrient uptake outer membrane protein, whose protein sequence is MKLLNKIYLLGIGLSLMSCSDFLETPPLANPSDATFWTSYDRAEMWVNNAYKDLPGWQDYSFEPMSDNSAGPGRGNCNLVANGTFESTTNIVSYKWGYTYIRHCLELLNKLEIIPNLTAEQKNNLAGQARFIIAMRYFEMITLYRDVPLVTTVLSMEESDIEKSPKEEILKYLLEQLNLAIEELPVSWPASDAGRATKGAALALKSRVLLYNERWSEAAEAAKGVMDLNAYELHPNYEELFLTAFNNQTKEVILARQYAENLETHTMCFAHGFYTIGGSSLSMPLPDLVNSYECSDGLPITESPLFDSQNPWENRDPRFKMNFILPFETFAGVTYDPINNQHDGLAAKTYVYFRKYIGDMYTQQRSMWVNWIIFRYADVLLMYAEAKNEASGPDTSIYDALDQIRKRAGMPVVDRNRYNTKEKLRDFIRNERRVELAGEGLRYYDILRWRIAEKVLNKEIVSYEIPGVLPLKIIETRVFNPNKHYVWPIPQSAIDKAKNLVQHSEWLK